TCTCACTGGAGCGGCACGCGGGCGAGGTGGACCGGATCGTCGCGGGCCTCGGGCACATGGGCAAGACGGCCTACCACGCGGCGATGGACGCGGTCATCGACCACTACCTGGAGAGCGGGTCCACAGCCCCCGCCCTGGTGGTCTTCCAGACGGACGGCGGCCCGCTGAACAAGACGGCGGCGGAGCGCTACCTGTGCAAGGCGGCCCGGCTGCCGCTGTTCTGGCAGTTCGTCGGCTTCGGGAACACCCACAGCACCCAGTTCGACTTCCTGCGCAAGCTGGACGAGCTGCCGGTGCCGCAGGCCCGCGTCGTCGACAACGCGGGCTACTTCCACGCCGGGGAGGACCCGCGCGCGGTGCCGGACGGGCAGTTGTACGACCGGCTGGTGGCGGAGTTCCCGTCGTGGCTGGCGGCGGCCCGTACGGCGGGCATCGTGGCGCCCGCGTCGCGCGCCTGAGCCGGTGTCATCGCCGGCAGGCGCTTTCATGGCGGTATGACGACGAACAACTGGGCGCACTTCGAACAGGCCGAGCCGGAACTCGCCGAGGCGGTCCGGACCCGCTTCGGGCAGTACGCGCACCACGTCCTGGCGACCCTGCGCAAGGACGGCTCACCGCGGGTCAGCGGGCTCAACACCACCTTCCGGGGCGGTGAGCTGTGGCTCGGGATGATGCCGGGGTCCATGAAGGCCCTGGACCTGCGGCGCGACCCGCGGTTCGCGCTGCACACCAATCCGGGCGCGGACGAGGCTATGCCCGACGGGGACGTACGGATCTCCGGGCGGGCCGTGGAGATCCTCGACCCGCCCGAGCTGCACCGGTTCGCCGAGGAGTCAGGCGAGCCGCCGCACCCCTCGCACCTGTTCCGCGTGGAGCTGGCCGAGGTGGTCCACACCGGGATCGACGGCGACGACCTGGTGGTCCGCGTCTGGACCCCGGCCGACGGGCTGCGCACGATCCGCCGGGGGAACGACGACGAGCCCGCCC
This is a stretch of genomic DNA from Streptomyces sp. NBC_00536. It encodes these proteins:
- a CDS encoding vWA domain-containing protein translates to MTGSAIDLRKMEETAPALVSLYKSAGVSLRKHGLDGQRAAVYLVLDYSGSMRPYYADGTVQAFADRVLGLSAHLDDDGRVPVVFFSTDIDAVAEISLERHAGEVDRIVAGLGHMGKTAYHAAMDAVIDHYLESGSTAPALVVFQTDGGPLNKTAAERYLCKAARLPLFWQFVGFGNTHSTQFDFLRKLDELPVPQARVVDNAGYFHAGEDPRAVPDGQLYDRLVAEFPSWLAAARTAGIVAPASRA
- a CDS encoding pyridoxamine 5'-phosphate oxidase family protein, with the protein product MTTNNWAHFEQAEPELAEAVRTRFGQYAHHVLATLRKDGSPRVSGLNTTFRGGELWLGMMPGSMKALDLRRDPRFALHTNPGADEAMPDGDVRISGRAVEILDPPELHRFAEESGEPPHPSHLFRVELAEVVHTGIDGDDLVVRVWTPADGLRTIRRGNDDEPAREA